The genomic stretch tactgtcacatacttgccgggtattttttttcttttctgaaacCATTTTGGATCTGGCAGAAAGTGTTATGGTGTTTGCAAAAGTTCCAGAGATGCTATTGATGCCAAGAGGGGTGGACCTAAATATTCCCAGTTGCGAAATGGATCTGGAAATTCCCGTTcttgaaacaaggaaaatcaaggagaatgcttcGTAATACGGAATGTCATGTTTATCTAACCATCCAAATTCGCGGGTTTTTTATgcctgtccaagtcgttttaggaAACGAAAGCAAAGTTTTAGGGGCCCGGTTAGGCTTGGCAGGACAAACACGACGGAACACCACGTTGGTGAGTTTATCattaggttaggtcaagttTGATGTTTGCAGTTTCCcacgcgcgactgtgcattttatagtcaaataACATTTATTTCCACTTAGCTagaaatgggctaaatcacctcactttagtgaggttagtccaggttaggttctacagattgggagGATCGTTGGATCTAGTACCACATTTCCACAGGTACCCCAGCAAATTGTGATGTGTTACTATTGTGTTTTCCTTTAGGAGGTGCTGCGGAAGGTCAAACACTCTTGAGTTATGCAATTTGCCCTGCCCAGATTTAGTACCCAGAGTACCCAGATTCAGATGGGGCCCCTATTTTCGTGACTCAGGTTCTGCACCCACTTCTTCGGCACAGCTCGGcgactgtgagggaacctgtatAGAGCAAGCCCATTGTATTTACGTCaagttaagtgcatatttatccggaAGGGACTACCAATTAATGACTACAAATCTGAAGGCCAGCTACGTCCAGCACCTGCGCAATGAGGATGGAAATCTCGCACTAAAGAAATAAAGTTTCTTTGTCACgcataatccgttaacgtgatAATGCACCGTGGTGGGAAGTTTCTTAGTCAGCTTGTTCCCACATATATCTCACATAGATGTAGCTCAAGGCAGGGGATGCCATTTTAGCCATTTGTGCCTGCATCTGACACATGGTCCCCCACCCTGTTAGGGTCACCCAATGCTGAATAAAACATCGGGAGAACACCCCCCTTGGGGCAGTCGATGAAACACGGTCACAGCACCAGCATCCATATAAGATTCGGCCCAAAAAATATGGTTTAAATCGGTTAATTTCTCCGCGATTGTCTATCACTATCGTTGGTAAGGTCATCGATTGGAGTTTTGTCTGCAAGCCACATCAAGAGGACCCCTCATCAAAGACTGTGATCATCTATATAGGTACGACTTGCAAAACACATTACGAAAGACATAAAGATGGACGATGTGCTTCGTGAATCTGTGGGTCGGAACGACGAGAGAAGATGTACGTCATTTGGTTAAACTTATTGAAGCAATACATCGCAATGCAATGGTGGAGTCAATACTGTACAGTGTCACAAATATTTTTAGGAAGTGCATTGAAACAGTGGTATTCTTTTTGATACAACATAAGAGGCGATGATTTGTTGTTAGGttgtctccatttttttctttatcctATTATTTGTACAAGTATCTCAGCATTTATTGTCATTATTCTATCATTACTATTCATAGCTCGCTTTATTATCTTCCTTACAAGAAGGCGTACCAGCCCCCCACGTGGGATTATTTCTGCCTCCCCATTATTTGAGAACATTCCGACGTCCCTGTTTGTGTGTTGTCCTTCCTTCCGTGTTCTAAcctgagaacatcaatttctaTCGTGTAAAGCATTCAAAATTGATATTTGGGTGTTGATTATTAAGAGACCATGGAGACGTCGGTATATTTGAAAATACAAGCTCAACCTTGTGTATGGGACGCTCATCATAGTTGACAATGTAGAATGATAATGCATACTCGGAGCAAATAAAATGTAGTTTCTAATGTTCCACAAAAAGGATGTGTTGTAAAACCTACACCATTAAATGCTCACGAGTACTGCGACCCTCAGCAATGACGTTTTATTCCAATCCCACCGGCAGCTACCCCGAAGCAGAGGCAATTCAGTACAGAATAACAGAGAACATTTGGAGATTGGAGTGCTTACTCACCACAGCAACAAAGTCATCAAAGGTGATCGCAGTCGTTCTGCGTTCCAGGGCCTTGGCAGTTAAGATCTCCCGTTTGGCCGGGTCAACCTGGTCAAGGAAATCGTTGCTTTCCAGAGCCACCACAAAGTCCTCCCATGGAATCTCACCGAAGCCTTCGGGGTCAAACTGAAAGATTTTGTTACATGGAACGTCACAATTTCACTAACCAATTAGAAAACTTACCTTATCAAAAAGTCGTCTCCATTTCTGAAAGGCAGGAACAAGAAGGATTAGAGGGCAACTTTCTTCAGGAATACATGTTGGTTGGAATTCAATTTAAAGAATAAATGATCACTTTAAATAATGACGCAGATAAAATGTTGTTTCTAGCATTTAATAATGAAATCAGGACCTCCCTTTAATTGTTACTAGAAGGACGGtcctttaaaaaataaatggtCCAGAAGTTGGCACATTTCCCACTCAGCTCTCTCCACTTGTTCTCTCATGCTCAACTCATTTgtcacattgagcatgagtgtgAATTTTGTCAAGTATATCACATTCCTCTGTGTAACTGTTCAGTATGTCTCAATGGGATATCATGATGCTTAGATCCACTTAGAAGTACATAGTaccctcatttcctgttcactcatgctcaactcaTTCGCCACATCGAGCATGAATaagcatgctcatgagtgagttttgccagAGTCTGCCTAAATTGTTCCCTTGATGGTCATACTTTCACCATACGGAATCACTTTCTTTGGTGTGGTGATGCATACAGACAGCAATGACTAGAGCGCAGATTTTCGtgcaatttattttttttttctcgacacGGTTTCATATCTGGATCATGGAAAAAACGCTTTTGGTCTTGGTTTGGGACTAGTCTGAATGGTTCtatggtgcatataaatgcTTGCGTTGCACATTTCTTGCATATTTCACTCGAAGGTGCatgaaaagtgcatattttgccatatttccAGGCATGAGCGCTTACTTGTTTTTTCCCGAGTTCTGCTGGATTCACGAAAAATCTGTCGGAAATGTTTTGGTGGAATGTGGGCTGTTCCATCCACCACTGCATGCCAATCGGCCATACTTGACCTTCACCACATTACCGTTACAAAGACGGCCGCATTGTAATCGGCATGATCGAGTACCAAACGCAATACCATGACAAAACAAGCCACAGGCATTGCCTCGCGTACCATTTAAAAGGTTGTTTTTCTATCCAACAGTAATAATGACAAACAGGTCTGTAGAGGCCTTTAATATGACCTAAAGCCAGAGCTGAACTAATGGGTCGAACCAAGACGCCGAACGAGAATTGGGGCTCCcccaaggaaaaagaaaacggcaGTAAAACTGGCATAGAACTGGAGGAACGAGAGCAGGTGTAGTAGCCATTGTGTCAGGGTGAAGGTGACCAGTTTGACTGTGTCCGGGCGGCCCTGAATGGACAGCCACTTGAGGTGTTGCACGAGTGTTGACGAGTGGGGTTGCAACGCGCCCAATGAAAACGTGCATAGATGTTGCGAGGTCTGGTGCGGCAAACGCTTGGAAGATGATGGCTGATAGGGGAAGGCCGGATTCGAGACGTGgttgcacgaagaaaagaaGACGCCAGATCGGGAGAAGAATTGGAATGGAAGCCCAAGTGAAGTGCCAAACACAAGCTCCGCGTTGGAGGTACCCAGGTCTTGTTTGAAGGCGGTGCATATTCAGAGAAAAAGTTGTTCTTACGTCAAAAGATACAGCCTCTGCTCCGACATTGAGGTCAGACGAATGAGCCCAGCATTGAGAGTGTCATACGAGACGACAAACAGGTCTGGCGAGGAACAGGCAGTTCTAAAGCCAGAGGCCAACTAATGGCCGGTGTAGCTTCAACCGGATGAGAATATATCCCTATTCCTAGCCTGACAAACACAAACATACGTGCATGTTTATTTGTCAATATAATAGAAAGTGGACGATAACACAGCGCAGACCCATAGCAAAGAGGTCTACAAACAAAAATGCTATCCACTCGCAGCAGCAATAATAGCCATTACTCAGTAACAGATAATGCCAGACTATCATACAGTAATCAAGCAATATAAAGGAGTCATCCTGCCTGGTTAAGACGATCGAAAAGAGCTTCGTTCATGGCAGGTTTAGAATTCTCTACTGCCTTCACACTTGCAATTCCCTATCTTTACCCTATTATATCCAATTGTTTGTTTACCGTAAGTATTTTTCGCATTACATAAATGAAAGTTGCCCACGTACCCAGTGTTTCATTTGACCAGGGTGAGTCTCAACTTTATGCAAAGTAAGGATAGTCGCATAATCCGAAGGAACAATTTTTAAATTCTTCTAATATGGTGTCATTATGCGCACGTATCTGTTTTGTAGAACACGAATAGGTAAGCGTAAGCACTACACCAGAGAAACTGCTCATCAAGACAGGTGTTGCCcaatgctcaggcttgtttcatcGTGGGTTTTGTTAACCAGCTAGCCTGATATTTATCGATGCTTCATCCATGATTTATCAATCACAAAGCCTTCAGCTTCTTGATTTATACCTGTGATGCAAATATTCCTCGTTGTGTACTGCAGAAGGGATGCGGTTTTATTTATCCGCACTCTAGTAATGCAATTTTTGTCTCTTTCTTTAAAAGAAGCAGACTAAAATTTAATTTCTGTTCATTATAGAAACTGTTCAAGAACAGCCTTTTCGATAAATTAATCTACCATAGTAGCAGGAGCTCAAAACCATGGAAAATGGATAAGTAAAGCACGTAATATAAAATGTGATTGTAAGCACCTTGTTTCTCTGGTCAGCCCAAGAGATACTTTTTATAAACTATCAAGTACAGGCAGGCAGTAGAAATGATATTCATTCCCACTGCTGCTCTGTGGAGATTGTCACTCACGTCACTCAGCAGCAAGGCCCGATGCAGCTCAAAGTCGTCCACCAAGTGATCCTCGATTCTTGCGTAGAATTCACCTCCTTCCGGGCCCGGCCCACACACCGGGCCCGCCGAGGGAAACGTCCCACAACCAGGTGTCTAGATGTTCCAACAAATTCTATACAGGGTGTAAGCATGTCGCAGGCTTGTCAACACAGATCATCTCTTGCAAAAATTCATTTGTCAAACTTATCTTCCTATGCTCCAATCATTTTCTCAAATCCCATATGTACTTGAGAGATTCTTCTCGACTCAATTCTCAAACCATCGAGCGCATGAAGCTAAAATATTTTCTTTCAGAATATCTGCAACAGAAACTTATTGTTTCCATTTCAAAACTATAAACTGTTTGCAAAAATCTGTCTTCTCTAAAACATAATCACTTCTATGCACAACTGTAGGATGGATTTTGATCTTCTTTATGTGATTTGAGAGTGTACGCTAGATGTGCAGCTCTATCAAGTCCATACGGGAAGTGTTGGCAATGAAgccatttttttaaattggtTCAAGGTTTTCAAGGGTCACCAAGTTGGTGTGCTGCCATGTGCCATTCTATTCAATAGATCTGTGTTGGGCTTACCAGAATCTTACCAGATTCCACAATAAGTGGTTACAGACAACGAGAAAGCAGATATGTCATCAAAACATTCCCCCTGCCATCCTCACCAAAGATATGATTCATATGAGTCAACATCCAGCTATGAGCCAAAAGAAAGAAATTCCTCGTGTCACTTTTTACTTTACCGCTTCGTTGACAGGAAAAATGACAGCCCCAAAAAGTGTAGCACAAGGGAAAAATCAAACATGGGCCCACTTGTATCGCTCCTAGAAAGGGAACGGATCACCGTTGGCTATTATGAACTTTGAATACAGTGCTGGACACCCAGCTAGTGTGTCCCTTTTGACTCAAGTCACAGGTGCTCGGTGATTTTCAATTTAACATTGGTATGGGGACAATCTTCCAAAGTCAAATTCTGTCCTCCCCGGGAATTGGACTAGGCGGCGCTGACCAATTCTGACCCACTGTGCTTCCACCCAAGACCCTCCGTTCAAAAAGACACTCTCGATACGGATATACAAAAGGGGGAATCAAGCGAAACTCTTGCACTTACCTCCAAACACACCGCCGGGTGGCCAAACTGAGCCACTTTCATCAGTGAATCCTCGCAGTTTCGTCAGAATCCGGAATTCACACTATCATACACCCCGCGTCGAATATACGAGCAAACGAGCTGACTCATCAAACGGATTCTATGCAACTCAAAGCACGCTTCCTTTGCGAGACGAcaccatctgcgcatgcgcaggcATAAGcctaatttttcttttttagagcATCAGAGTGGGGCCAGCGGCTGATGATAGCAGGCATGCACAGGGCATCTCAAACGGCCTTGGGGATCACTAAGTTATGGATGGAAAGTTGAATAACTCGCAGTTGATAATCTCGAAAGGTTTGAAGAGAAGTTTTTAGAATTCTGGCAGAATCCCAACTGACTGTACAACTCTGGAGAGTTATTTTATGCCATATTCGTCCAACAATGTTTCTGTTTTGACTAATATTAAATACACCAATATAGACTGGCCAGAACGACTGCTGTTGGTGGAGGAGGAGTGGACGTGGTGAATAGGAAACTGTTTTTTCATGTGCTGGCTACCCGATACAAAGGGTATAGCCACTATGCCAGTGGCAGATCCAAAGTCAGATTATACATTGGATTTGCCTCTACACGCTCCTACAGAGAAACCCCCAAACCAATGGTCTGGATCCATCCTCATCAGAGGCTGGCTTCCCCTTTAATAATCGTGTCATCACCAGTGAGCAAACTGTTGACTGGACAATGTTTATTAAGCATGTACGCATGACAGACCACAATGGTAAACATTGCAGGTTGCTTTAGCCCGTCTTTCTGTACAAGTTGACACACAGCTAAAAGTAACGTTTGTGCATCAGCTTCAAGTGCCCATTGGCAAGTTTGTTCTACCATTAAAGGGCCCTGCGTGATGTCCTCAAAGGCACATCATAAAGTAACACTGCCTTCCTGGCAGTGAAACTTGCGTTGCACTCTCAGCACAACTATGCGCCCTTCGATGAAGATGAAAATGATGCCATCATTGCACTGTGGCACAAAAAAGAACACTAGCAAGGTACTAGACAGTATTGCTTAAAACCACACACCCTGCAATTGTCTTTAGAAgattgaatttaaaaaaaaaagcaggttgTACTGGTTTGCCTGCAATATGAAAATGTCTCGTAACACAGTGTCTTGTAACACAACACCCAAGTCACTTTTATCTCTGTGCTTCCACTTCCATGGCATGTGGGGAAGAAGATGAAGGAGAAGCAGCAAAACCCACGTAGTTGTTATCTCCACCACGGAAGCTATTGCTGCTGCTGTTATTATTATGCATAGTGCCATACACACGGTGCGGTGACGTTCCCATGGAGGAAGACGGCGGACTTGTTGTCATCTTGGAAAAGGCCATCAGTGTGTCTGGGAAGTTTGGTGGTGTGGCAGGGGTGTTGGCAGGGGTGCACAtctgaaaataaaatgaaaaatatttcatCTTTCCCTTCAAGGTCAGCTCCCTTCCCGTAGTTGATCCAAATGAGCCACAGAAGGGACACTGAAAAGATGCCGTCCATTTAAAATGTTCCGTAAACAGATTACGAGCTCCCGATACACTCTCTGTGAATGTTGAGCCTGTACAGTCGAGAAAAATTATGTCTTTACATAGCTGGATGAAATCTGTCCACCTTACACAGAAAATTCATTGAAACCCCCCTCTCATCAAACATGCTATCTGCATTCTCTCCAAGGGACTCCAAACACGACTTTTCTCCCCACTTGTAAAAAGGTAAAGGTCTCCCCATTCGAATGCACCTAAATTGCAATGATTGCAAATCTGGACAAACAGGCGGGACACGGCTCCAAGCAAGACTATCAAAGTTTCACACAAGATAACAGCATTTCTACCATTTAAAACGCATTTTGGCTTATTGGATAAAAGAAACAGATATTTATTGCTGGCGTCTAGCAACTTACACCTCAGAGTTGTAGAGTGACAAAAAAGCGTGTGTTCATTGAGGAATGCCGATAGAACAGCAGCATTCCGAGAAAATACGGAAATTCAACCTGTCTTCAGCAACTTACTAGTctaaataaatatataccaGCAGGTAACATGGGTTGGCGCAGTGCATACGATGGTTAGCACTGTTTAACATGAATAAGCAGCACATGATAAACAGAAATGTCATGAAATCCTTAACACCGACCGCATTGAAATGTCCAGCATGTGGGTGACAGCTCGGCACCGTCGCTTCTTGGAAAAAGATACTGAGCGCCGTCTGCAATGAAAATAGAAAAGGCAATGAGGCTCAGCCATGTTGGGCCAGACACCCCCGGAAACTCACCTCAAACTGCCAATGTGCCGCTTGTAAGAGTTGCTTAGCTTGGTCCCGCGCACATCCAGCAGCTAAAACGAACTGGTTGATCATCACTTGCTCTCGAAGGGAATCCATAATACGGGACTTTTTCACAGAGAAGCCACTTAGGGCAGCCGCTCTGTTTTTAACACGATCCAGGCGAGAGTGACGTCACGGTCAGATGGAAGGCGTCATTGGTTGATGAACATCACCAGCTCGCCTCTGATTCGTCACTAACAGACAGTTTCCTCTTCCGGCTGAGAACCAAAACACAGACGGGGAGGGAGGTTGAACGGAGCCGTAtgttgtttgtaaacaaaccgATGCAGGTGGTTATGACTAAATCCTGTTTGGAGAGGACGAAAATGCCTAGCCAAAACGTCAGCGTCATCTTACACATATATTCATGCCGAGAAAAACAGTGCAAATAAACTGCTGGGTTTGACTTCTTTTGTGATGGGATCAAAATATGTGGCAAGAAATACCTGCTGCGCACGCATGTATTGACGCCATTTTatgcttttctttattttttcgtgAGACGAGTGACTTGGAAGAGTGTTTACACATTGCGTTGAGAACAACACGCAACCTCACCTTCAAATAAATTTCTagaaaatacaaataaatatagagAAACAAACATAACACATTCCCCAAGCCATAGCCTCCTCTATACGTATAGAGGTGGCTATGCCCAAGCGTCTACTACTACCCAACACcgcctcctttctttctttttttcattaataaacatatacctcctCCCAACACCGCCAAGCGAATCGTGCGCTCGAAAACGTAGTTCACGACGGTTGACAGGAGGTAAATTTGGGTTTTTTATTGAAGCATTCTTTGAAATCTAATTGCATTACATTTCCTGGCGTTGCGAATGTTGTAAGGGTAAATCTTGCTAACTGAGGACATGCTAAGGATATCCGTGTACATGTCGGATAACCATGCGTTTTACGGACGACACGAATTGTGAAGTGATGACGGAGACGTAACTTTCtgatacttttctttttctgtttttttcttttttttttaaagcccgTCCGCACAAACTACACACGTGCTGGACCCTCGATACATAGAGGGGGGGCACCAggatccatccatccatccacggaCGTAGCGTATTCCTCCATCCATCCCTTGTCGATTCCGTCATGGAAGTTGTCGATGTCTGGTATAGTAAACAAGATTACATCGAAACTGTAAGTCGCATCTGCGTTAATTATAAACACAAGTTAAAACATATGAACGTTAGGCTTCAGGAAACAAAGTGAGCAGAAACTCTGTGCTTTGTGGCAGCCAAAATATTGTCCTCAATGGAAAGGTAAGGCAGCTTTTAACGATGAGCAAATCCAATAAGGGTTGCTTCAGACCATTATCCAGTCCGAGTCCATCATCAGAGGCGACTTGGCAAACGTGAGGATAGGCCGCCACTGCGTAATCAGCGAAAAATCTGTCATAAGACCTCCATTCAAGAAGTTCAGCAAAGGGTAAGTTCTCCGCCTCTTCAAACAGGATGTAAAAAGATTTTTACAGGGTGGCGTTTTTCCCGCTCCAAATTGGAGATCACGTCTTTATCGACGAAGGCAGCGTCATAAACGCAGCTTGCGTTGGCTCCTATGTGTACATCGGCAAAAACTGCCTTGTGGTAAGCCCATCTTTATATCGTATGGGGCAATCTGGAAACCCCTGCCTGTTGTTAAGGTCTTTTAGGACGTGAGGGGAATCCTGTAGATTGCTGTGATACTTTGTGACATCTGTAACTAATCCTTTTCATGGGAACTGTTGCTCTCATCTGCTACGACTGTATATCtgcttctgcacgttcaaaattccAATATCCATTATCCAATCATGATAGAGATCCTGTGTAGCACCCCTAgcaggggcagatccagaccGGCCTTCAAATTTTGCTATCTATTGTACATTTTTTGTAAGGACGATGAGCGTTTATATAAGCTTGCATGTTGTCCCGACGTTGTTTCCACATGTTCACCATGCACTTTGTGTTAGACGTTATTGACAGCTATACTAGTCATGTTGAACGTAAGAAGGAAAAGTTGTTGGAGAAATGCGCCATCTGTAGGGGAGTGTCAGTCAATTTGGAGTGAGTACATTATCTGGTACACGCAgggatttcttttccttcttaagttgaacataACTATAGTGCCTAGAAAGTGTCCCTTCCTTCCAAGCATGTCATCACTAGATATTGTGTGCAATATAAAAGAGTTGAGGCAGTTATTTTGCTTCGATAATTTGTAATTACTACGTCTACAAGTAAAATAATATTTCTTGTCTTGTAGCAACGTACACAGAACCAGTTTTAAGCCGAGAGACATTACCCTAAAAAGTCCACAAGGTTCTTGAAAGAATTACCAGCGATGTAACGACTTTTTAGTGTGCATGATGCGTATTCCTAAGAAACAAAGTATCCCAAAATTTTACATCTGTCCTGTGTAGGGACGCAGATCAGTGTTGAAAGACTGTTGTATGATTATGGACAACACAGTGTTAGCCCCAGAGACTGTTGTCCCCGCATTTGCAGTATATTCTGGCTCTCCAGGTAAGCATTCTCATCGGTGTATTTGCGCACCCGTTAAAATGTCTCCATTTTCTTTCCCCAGGATTATTTAGCGGAGAGCTCCCGGAATGCACGCAAGACATAATGGTTGATTTTACTAAAGAATATTACCAGCATTTCAAACCAAAAGGTTCTGGGTAGCACCGATGTATTGAATACTTTTGTGAACAAAGCTCCGTCCTGTCTATTTATTTTTACTTCTAGAAGGCAATACACACACGTAGCAAATGAAGTTTGTTTAATTACACAATTTTTGGCATTGTGTCATTTCAAATTCATTTTGTCTTTTTacctggaaaaagaaaaatatcatTTTATTTATGATCCAACACATAGCTTGAAAGCAAAGAAACATCCTCAGTATGTGTCTTACCCATAGAGAACCATTTAGGTGTTTTCCCAGGAGAAACTTTGGGCAAAATCTTGGGAGGGGCTTGTACCACTTCTTGTGGGTCCGCATCTAGAACGCTCCTCTTGGACCTGAAACAAGTAATAAATACGCTTGGTTCAATTAGCACAAGTTTATTATATATACCACAACTAATTGTTGCGAGAGGCATTACTTTCCTCAGTCCTAACATATAAATACACACGAGCATTGCCATGGGAGCAGCTGTGGTTCTAACTCAAATTATTCCTTTTGAAGCTTCTCATAACTGATGCCTTTGCCATGTCTGGTTTGTCATAGCAACCTTGTGCGCTACTGAGGACAGCCACCGTTGATCTACTTGAAGGCCAGTTCTTTGTAAGATTAGCTGACTCACATCCTTGGTTGATGGGTAGGATACAGAACATCCTCCTCCATTGTCATGCTCAGTTTGCatcatttcttcttttactgCACATGAGGCCCAACCACCACGATCAACCAACCGAGTGTTTGGAGACAACCCAACCCAATTTGGAGACACTTTCACGTTAGGAGGCGCTAAACATCTAAGCTTCACATTGGTTGTAATGGAATGCTCTTTTGTTCGGTATAAAGACACTATCATGCTGATGCCTCTTTCGTATGGCACCGCAGACCTAGGAATCCACGTTTTCGATCTATGTTTGCTTTTTTCTGGGTCACCACCTGCACGTAGGGACATAAAATTTGGTAGACGTGGTCACTTGGTGAACGCGTGAAACAATTATTTCTCAGCACATAGAAGAAAACTGAAAAGCAAGTTTGTGAAATATGCAAAATTTGATCAATTAGCTGTATTGCTAGCTGAAAATATCCATGTGACCAACGCGATATGAGCATTCTGTCAACGCTAAAATGATGGTGAATGTGGCCACTTGAACATATCAAAAATCGGGAGAGTACtgatttttttaaagtaacacAGTTGCTACAGGAGAGCTGGTATATGACGTCCCACTAAAACGAACAAAGTATATCACTGAGTGACATGATCGTTCATGACATGATCGATCGGAGGAGTGATAACGTGCAGTTAGGAACAATTGTAAAGTGACTTCACTTTTCTCATAGCAATGACGTTTGCCTCTTTCTACGCGTTCTGCTCCTGTGATACATCAGTACGAGGCACTCACATTGCCAGTATGTTTTCTAGGTACGCTTGAGCCCACAGGAAAACGTCCCGCCAGTTCAAATTTGCGTCCTTTTCGTGCGAGGTACTAAACAAATTGTATGTCCCCAAattctttgtaaaaaaaaaggtttaTGAGGGTCTCGTTATTTTTTGTATTGTGAAGCATTTGGAAAAATAATGCAGCTTCATGATGTAGGGAGAAGTCATTGGAGGAACATCATCTGAGCGACTCAGATATAACGTGTTGCAATACATAATTTGTTTCGTCTCTAAGACATACTACTGCCAGGTGCTCCAGCAGAAAGATTGCGGAGAAATCTGTGCAAGAAAagtgtagttttccagaaagtCAAGCTGTACAATAACTTGATCCTGAGCAAGTTCCATCACCAGATGCCCATTGCTGGAACATTCCCTTTTGTATTCTGGTAACCCTGGCCTGGTCACTGGTTGCTCAATCTTTCTGCGTCTATTTGTTGCCACCACGTACTGAAATTGACCTTGTAGAAGTCCAGGGAAGCCATGTCCTGTGATGTGGATGACAGATGCAGTTCTCTTCTGGATACTGCACGATTAAATGATATGGGACACCTCAAACTCCATGTACGAGATGTAATATTGATAGTTAAGCATTGTCATGCTATAGCTGCTGAAAATTGGCATGTGGAACAGAAAAGTGATGACTGAAATGCTagcagattttttaaaattgtTGCTAAAAGACAAGAAAATGTACCCTCCCAATTTTCTTATATGTTCAAGTGGACACATACACCATCATTTT from Ornithodoros turicata isolate Travis chromosome 4, ASM3712646v1, whole genome shotgun sequence encodes the following:
- the LOC135392212 gene encoding dynactin subunit 5-like isoform X1 codes for the protein MEVVDVWYSKQDYIETASGNKVSRNSVLCGSQNIVLNGKTIIQSESIIRGDLANVRIGRHCVISEKSVIRPPFKKFSKGVAFFPLQIGDHVFIDEGSVINAACVGSYVYIGKNCLVGRRSVLKDCCMIMDNTVLAPETVVPAFAVYSGSPGLFSGELPECTQDIMVDFTKEYYQHFKPKGSG
- the LOC135392209 gene encoding UBA-like domain-containing protein 2, whose product is MDSLREQVMINQFVLAAGCARDQAKQLLQAAHWQFETALSIFFQEATVPSCHPHAGHFNAMCTPANTPATPPNFPDTLMAFSKMTTSPPSSSMGTSPHRVYGTMHNNNSSSNSFRGGDNNYVGFAASPSSSSPHAMEVEAQR
- the LOC135392212 gene encoding dynactin subunit 5-like isoform X2, with product MEVVDVWYSKQDYIETASGNKVSRNSVLCGSQNIVLNGKSESIIRGDLANVRIGRHCVISEKSVIRPPFKKFSKGVAFFPLQIGDHVFIDEGSVINAACVGSYVYIGKNCLVGRRSVLKDCCMIMDNTVLAPETVVPAFAVYSGSPGLFSGELPECTQDIMVDFTKEYYQHFKPKGSG